From Salinibacter grassmerensis, the proteins below share one genomic window:
- a CDS encoding hemerythrin domain-containing protein has translation MPALSPDTLLVELVGERPTRAQILDRLGIDCGREGGRSLAEACEAQGLDPETVARMLDVAVETVPTEGNPEWLSVSLPDLLDHIQSTHHDYLRRALPRLARRLKTAGRDLGAETPQWLGRVQEAFQMLRSDLVAGLRREEEYVFPALRTVAEGRVLPDGSTPSQKTLRDMADQHDDTRTKLERLRALTDGYQAPEGADQVLQDVLNRLHELEVDLRRHLHEELHILLPRAESLL, from the coding sequence ATGCCTGCTCTTTCTCCCGATACGCTTCTCGTCGAACTCGTGGGCGAGCGGCCCACCCGTGCCCAAATTCTCGACCGACTCGGCATCGACTGTGGCCGGGAGGGCGGACGTTCCCTTGCGGAGGCCTGCGAGGCGCAGGGGCTTGATCCCGAAACGGTCGCCCGGATGCTTGACGTTGCGGTCGAGACGGTGCCCACCGAGGGCAATCCGGAGTGGCTATCCGTGTCCCTGCCAGACCTACTGGACCACATCCAGTCGACCCATCACGACTACCTGCGGCGGGCCCTGCCCCGCCTCGCAAGGCGCCTGAAAACGGCGGGCCGGGACCTGGGCGCGGAGACGCCCCAGTGGCTCGGGCGGGTCCAGGAGGCCTTCCAAATGCTAAGGTCCGACCTGGTGGCGGGCCTCCGGCGGGAGGAAGAGTACGTGTTTCCCGCCCTGCGGACCGTGGCCGAGGGACGGGTGCTGCCCGACGGGTCCACGCCGAGCCAAAAGACGCTCCGGGACATGGCCGACCAGCACGACGACACGAGGACGAAGCTGGAGCGTCTCCGAGCGCTGACGGACGGGTATCAGGCGCCGGAGGGGGCGGACCAGGTCCTCCAAGACGTACTGAATCGACTGCACGAGCTGGAGGTGGACCTGCGCCGACACCTCCACGAAGAGCTCCACATCCTCCTTCCCCGCGCGGAATCGCTCCTCTGA